Proteins encoded by one window of Ignavibacteriota bacterium:
- a CDS encoding thiolase family protein — protein sequence MKSVILSAARTPIGAFMGSLGSLSAPQLGAVAIKEAVKRAGIAPEDVQEVIMGNVLTGGVGQAPARQAAIYAGLPKNVECMTINKVCGSGLKAVMLADQAIRCGDLQVAVVGGQESMTNAPYILPRAREGYRMGNGEIVDSMISDGLWDVYNQLHMGMAGELCSTECEFSREAQDEFAVESYKRAIAAQQEGKFTNEIIPVVIEDRKGSVTVDTDEEPGKVRFDKVPSLKPVFKKDGAITAANASSIDDGAAALVISSEEFANAKGIKPLATIISHNSHAQDPQWFTTAPTAAITKLLNKTGLSIADIDLFEINEAFSCVPMHTIRELAIPREKVNVHGGAVSLGHPIGASGARILTTLIYALKHYNLKRGIASLCIGGGEANALLIELL from the coding sequence ATGAAATCAGTGATCTTATCAGCAGCAAGAACTCCAATCGGAGCCTTTATGGGCAGTCTTGGCTCACTTTCGGCGCCACAACTTGGTGCAGTAGCTATAAAAGAAGCTGTAAAGCGGGCAGGTATTGCACCCGAAGATGTCCAGGAAGTAATTATGGGCAATGTTCTCACGGGTGGTGTCGGGCAGGCGCCTGCACGTCAGGCAGCAATCTATGCCGGACTTCCAAAAAATGTAGAATGTATGACAATCAACAAAGTCTGTGGAAGCGGACTTAAAGCTGTAATGCTTGCTGACCAGGCAATCAGATGCGGCGACTTACAGGTAGCTGTAGTAGGTGGTCAGGAATCTATGACTAATGCTCCATATATTCTCCCAAGAGCACGCGAAGGCTACAGAATGGGAAATGGCGAGATTGTTGATTCAATGATAAGTGACGGCTTGTGGGATGTTTATAATCAGCTGCACATGGGTATGGCAGGTGAGTTATGCTCAACTGAATGTGAATTTTCACGCGAAGCACAGGATGAATTTGCTGTCGAAAGCTACAAAAGAGCTATTGCAGCTCAGCAGGAAGGCAAGTTTACTAATGAAATCATACCTGTTGTTATTGAAGACCGCAAAGGCTCAGTCACGGTTGATACTGACGAAGAACCCGGAAAAGTTAGATTTGATAAAGTGCCTTCATTAAAGCCTGTATTTAAAAAAGATGGCGCAATTACAGCAGCAAATGCTTCTTCAATTGATGACGGAGCTGCAGCACTTGTGATTTCTTCTGAGGAATTTGCCAATGCTAAAGGAATCAAACCGCTTGCTACAATAATCAGCCATAATTCACACGCTCAAGACCCGCAGTGGTTTACAACAGCTCCAACTGCTGCCATCACTAAATTATTAAATAAAACAGGACTGAGTATCGCTGATATTGATTTATTTGAAATTAATGAAGCATTTTCCTGCGTGCCGATGCATACAATACGCGAACTTGCTATTCCAAGAGAAAAAGTAAATGTTCATGGCGGTGCTGTTTCGTTAGGTCATCCCATCGGAGCATCGGGTGCGAGAATATTGACAACTTTGATTTACGCTTTAAAGCATTATAATCTCAAACGCGGAATTGCTTCGTTATGTATTGGTGGCGGCGAAGCAAATGCATTACTTATTGAATTATTATAA
- a CDS encoding 6,7-dimethyl-8-ribityllumazine synthase produces the protein MPKVIEGIFDAQDKSFAIVVSRWNQFVVSKLLDGALDALKRNRADESRITIAYCPGAFEIPLVVKKFADSKNYDAVIALGAVIRGSTPHFDYIAAEVSKGISKINLDSGVPCIMGVLTTDTIEQAIERSGSKAGNKGFEAAVSAIEMASLLKAM, from the coding sequence ATGCCAAAAGTAATTGAGGGCATATTTGATGCTCAGGATAAATCATTTGCAATTGTAGTATCAAGGTGGAATCAGTTCGTTGTAAGTAAATTGCTTGATGGTGCTTTAGATGCACTAAAGCGAAACCGGGCAGATGAGAGCAGAATTACTATAGCTTACTGCCCTGGTGCTTTTGAAATTCCACTGGTTGTGAAAAAATTTGCAGATTCCAAAAATTATGATGCAGTAATTGCTCTTGGAGCGGTTATCAGAGGTTCAACACCTCATTTCGATTATATCGCTGCTGAAGTTTCAAAGGGAATATCAAAAATCAATCTTGATAGCGGTGTGCCTTGTATTATGGGTGTTTTGACTACCGATACCATCGAACAAGCTATCGAGCGATCAGGCAGTAAAGCCGGCAATAAAGGCTTTGAAGCTGCAGTGTCAGCAATTGAAATGGCTTCTTTATTAAAAGCAATGTAA
- a CDS encoding DedA family protein — protein sequence MLRRLRIWKWRISSWLMRFAQKPYAKTTLFLHSFADSSFFPVTIDITLIPISIAAPKKAFIFALWATIGSVLGGIFAYYIGHEFMASFGKAIVALFDSEETWEIMLNTFRGEYAKWTLIVASLTPLPFALATMASGVADMDFTTFLLLSFVGRATRFFLLALLINYFGPAVQVFLNKYSRIIAVSFAIIFILFVVFLIIR from the coding sequence ATGCTAAGACGTCTGCGAATATGGAAATGGCGAATTTCATCATGGTTGATGAGGTTCGCTCAAAAACCATATGCCAAAACTACACTTTTTCTTCATTCATTTGCAGATTCGTCATTTTTCCCTGTAACTATTGATATTACACTGATTCCTATTTCGATAGCAGCACCAAAAAAAGCATTTATTTTTGCTCTATGGGCAACAATTGGCTCTGTTTTGGGCGGTATATTTGCATATTATATCGGTCATGAATTTATGGCTTCATTTGGTAAAGCTATTGTTGCTTTATTTGACAGTGAAGAGACTTGGGAAATTATGCTTAATACTTTTAGAGGTGAATATGCAAAATGGACTTTAATCGTTGCATCGCTCACACCTTTGCCATTTGCGTTGGCAACTATGGCAAGCGGGGTGGCGGATATGGATTTTACAACATTTTTACTTCTATCATTTGTGGGTCGAGCTACAAGATTTTTTTTGCTTGCCTTACTGATAAATTATTTTGGTCCGGCAGTTCAAGTATTTTTGAATAAATATTCCAGAATCATTGCTGTTTCATTCGCAATTATTTTTATATTATTTGTAGTATTTTTGATAATCAGGTGA
- a CDS encoding response regulator produces the protein MMKRILVIEDEDDIRSNVRDLMELNGYEVLCAENGKIGIELILSSKPDLIVCDINMPEMNGLELIKELRQYPEFYTTPFLFLTANASDDAVRTGMNLGADDYITKPYKGSELIRAVETRLKKNELMKDSLSNKVDDLIKNISMSMPGELTGTLNAIMGFSKILKGNVAEIKNEEMDGIIEHIHDSGARLMRLVDNYKYFNDLNSNIITSTDVKKIEDYSIESVIRSACGTAKSNYSKVKNITYELCPDKNIKIAEQYAYKILYEIADNAAKFSDPDKSLDVVSIASGGFYIIKIINFGRGMDKSEIQNIGSFMQFGREIFEQQGIGLGLAIVQNLLRLAGGKLQIDSNPNEYTSVRIYLPVV, from the coding sequence ATGATGAAAAGAATACTTGTAATAGAAGATGAAGATGACATTAGGTCGAATGTTCGTGACCTTATGGAATTGAACGGATACGAAGTTTTATGCGCTGAAAATGGCAAAATTGGAATCGAATTGATTTTAAGTTCCAAGCCGGATCTAATCGTATGCGATATTAATATGCCTGAAATGAATGGGCTTGAACTTATTAAAGAGCTAAGACAATATCCGGAATTTTATACAACTCCTTTCCTTTTTCTAACTGCTAATGCGAGCGATGATGCAGTCCGAACGGGTATGAATCTTGGTGCTGATGACTATATCACCAAGCCATACAAAGGTTCCGAATTAATCAGAGCAGTTGAAACAAGGTTGAAAAAGAATGAATTAATGAAAGATTCGCTTTCAAATAAAGTAGATGACCTGATTAAAAATATTTCTATGTCTATGCCGGGTGAGCTAACAGGAACTTTGAATGCAATTATGGGATTTTCTAAAATTCTAAAAGGGAATGTTGCTGAGATAAAAAATGAAGAAATGGATGGAATTATCGAGCATATTCATGATTCAGGCGCCAGACTGATGAGATTAGTGGATAATTATAAATATTTCAATGATTTGAATAGCAATATCATCACTTCAACAGATGTTAAAAAAATCGAAGATTATTCAATTGAATCTGTCATACGCTCTGCATGCGGTACCGCAAAATCTAATTATTCAAAAGTAAAAAACATAACTTATGAATTATGCCCTGATAAAAATATCAAGATTGCTGAGCAATATGCCTATAAAATTTTGTACGAAATTGCCGATAATGCTGCAAAATTTTCAGACCCCGATAAGTCACTTGATGTTGTTAGTATTGCGAGTGGTGGATTTTATATTATCAAAATTATTAATTTCGGCAGAGGTATGGACAAATCAGAAATTCAAAATATTGGTTCTTTTATGCAGTTTGGCAGAGAAATATTTGAGCAACAAGGAATTGGGCTTGGGCTTGCAATAGTGCAAAATTTATTAAGATTAGCCGGAGGCAAGCTCCAAATTGACAGTAATCCCAATGAATACACTTCTGTAAGAATTTATCTTCCTGTCGTCTAA
- a CDS encoding TraR/DksA C4-type zinc finger protein, producing MNEKEELLEIIKKDIISTQLEILLLEGRTEAIAPDDSIGRITRMDAINNKSVADFSLTMSREMLKGLEFRQSKYGTDKFTKCVRCNAEIPIKRLMFMPHSLTCVACSPS from the coding sequence TTGAATGAGAAAGAAGAATTACTTGAAATAATTAAAAAAGATATTATTTCAACACAACTTGAAATTTTACTATTGGAAGGTAGAACTGAAGCCATTGCTCCGGATGATTCGATTGGTAGAATTACCAGAATGGATGCAATTAATAATAAAAGTGTTGCTGATTTTTCGCTTACAATGTCCCGAGAAATGCTGAAAGGACTCGAATTCAGACAAAGTAAATACGGTACAGATAAGTTCACAAAATGCGTAAGGTGCAATGCGGAAATACCTATCAAAAGGCTGATGTTTATGCCCCATAGTCTTACTTGTGTTGCTTGCAGCCCAAGTTGA
- a CDS encoding acetyl-CoA carboxylase carboxyltransferase subunit alpha: protein MASKLTFDFEKPIIDLESKIAEMRDLGQRIDISKEINTLESKIDELRHDIYDNLNRWQRVQIARHPDRPSSLEYIQNCFDSFTELHGDRKFKDDPAIIGGFATINKQSFMVVGHQKGVDTKSNVYRNFGMSNPEGYRKAARLFKLAEKFGKPIITLLDTPGAFPGIEAEERGQAEAIAANLLLMNQLKVPVLVIVIGEGASGGAIGIGVGDKIFMLENSWYSVISPESCSSILWRSWDYKEQAAEALQLSANDLKKLNVIDEIIPEPLGGAHKDRDKMFAIMKETIIRELNAVKKFNAEKLLKKRREKFYSMGVWEEAK from the coding sequence ATGGCAAGTAAATTAACATTTGATTTTGAAAAACCCATTATTGATTTAGAGTCAAAAATTGCTGAAATGCGTGATTTGGGACAGCGAATTGATATTTCCAAAGAAATTAATACTTTGGAAAGTAAAATTGATGAGCTAAGACACGATATTTATGATAACCTTAATCGTTGGCAAAGAGTGCAAATTGCCAGACATCCGGACAGACCATCATCACTTGAATATATTCAAAATTGTTTTGATTCATTTACTGAATTACACGGCGACCGAAAGTTCAAAGATGACCCTGCAATTATTGGCGGTTTTGCAACAATTAATAAGCAATCTTTTATGGTTGTTGGTCACCAAAAAGGTGTTGATACTAAGTCTAATGTTTACAGAAATTTTGGTATGTCAAATCCAGAAGGCTACAGAAAAGCTGCAAGACTTTTCAAACTCGCGGAAAAATTCGGCAAGCCAATAATTACTCTACTTGATACACCCGGTGCATTCCCCGGCATAGAAGCTGAAGAGCGTGGTCAGGCAGAAGCTATTGCGGCAAATTTACTTTTGATGAATCAGTTGAAAGTACCTGTTTTAGTAATAGTAATCGGAGAAGGTGCTTCCGGAGGTGCTATTGGAATAGGAGTCGGAGATAAAATCTTTATGCTGGAAAATTCATGGTATTCAGTTATTTCACCGGAATCATGCTCTTCAATACTTTGGAGAAGCTGGGATTACAAAGAGCAAGCAGCCGAAGCTCTTCAACTTTCAGCAAATGACCTGAAAAAACTGAATGTAATAGATGAAATTATTCCAGAACCCCTCGGTGGAGCACACAAGGATAGAGATAAAATGTTTGCAATTATGAAAGAAACAATAATCCGTGAGCTTAATGCCGTTAAAAAATTCAATGCTGAAAAACTTCTTAAAAAGCGAAGAGAAAAGTTCTATTCTATGGGAGTTTGGGAAGAAGCCAAATAA
- a CDS encoding alpha/beta hydrolase has protein sequence MISHFFEIMNLSGDLIRGDIRIPSEVGKFPLVIFSHGFKGFRNWSFIPYICEKFVENNVIAINFDYSLNGIVDDLNQVYDDSIFRRNKVSVEVSDLSQLISKIIENKLDNDELKSKFNGEIYLAGHSLGGAVSILTARKFENIKKIALWASISQLDRNTNRQKEAWRENGSVEIEIAKTGQKLHLDYSYIEDKDTNFPDNAILNEMSKISLPVLIIHPDNDITVKMKEALELKSTESINKKRDLIVIPKAGHTFNCSHPFKGRNEAIETAIKSTLEFFKNT, from the coding sequence ATGATAAGTCATTTTTTTGAAATAATGAATTTATCAGGTGATTTAATCAGAGGGGATATTCGTATCCCCTCTGAAGTGGGAAAATTTCCTTTGGTTATTTTTTCCCATGGCTTCAAGGGCTTTAGAAACTGGAGTTTTATCCCGTATATCTGTGAAAAATTTGTAGAAAACAATGTAATTGCTATAAATTTCGATTATTCCCTAAATGGTATAGTGGATGATTTGAATCAAGTTTATGATGACTCAATTTTCAGGCGTAATAAAGTATCAGTTGAAGTTTCTGATTTATCGCAATTAATATCAAAAATAATTGAAAATAAATTAGATAATGATGAGCTCAAAAGCAAATTCAATGGCGAAATATATCTTGCAGGACATTCATTAGGAGGAGCGGTTTCGATTCTTACAGCTCGCAAGTTTGAGAATATTAAAAAGATTGCACTTTGGGCTTCAATTTCACAATTAGACAGAAATACAAATCGTCAAAAAGAGGCTTGGAGAGAAAATGGAAGTGTTGAAATAGAAATTGCTAAAACAGGACAGAAACTGCATCTTGATTATAGTTATATTGAAGATAAAGACACGAACTTCCCTGATAATGCAATTTTGAACGAAATGTCGAAAATATCATTGCCTGTGCTAATAATTCATCCCGATAATGATATTACTGTCAAGATGAAAGAAGCACTCGAACTTAAATCTACTGAAAGCATTAACAAAAAACGTGATTTAATCGTCATACCAAAAGCAGGACATACTTTCAATTGCTCACATCCATTTAAAGGTCGGAATGAGGCAATTGAAACGGCAATTAAGTCCACTTTAGAATTTTTTAAGAATACGTAA
- a CDS encoding M28 family peptidase, with the protein MKIYRNYIYIAIIIVLLPLLTTESFAQINPEQSRMREAVKYLSDDELKGRFPGTEGIEKAAVYIENHFRSAGLKNWNNTFRQEFSVATGFSYGQASSVALQTVVQRPGVPVARLPKVKQNWVLSEDFVPLGFSENGQVQGEIAFVGFGISATELDYDDYAGIDVKDKIVILISETPDKEKKDGPFANYSSLRYKATNAKNKGAIGIIMVRIQGDSMNVFERPEYTNMGKNSGIIAIQAWRQSLSKFFPKNQALIASENKIVADRKPQSFILPNVTVEINVEIIDQKSPAYNLNGFITGTDPKLKDEYILIGAHYDHLGYGGPTSMQQGRRPQIHNGADDNASGVAAMIELAYYYAQNPPKRSIIFSSFSGEEMGLLGSSYFVNNPPVDLSKIITMINIDMVGRMNKNEFTAFGTASGNIFPQMIDSLDLIDTLSITKASDAYGPSDHASFVIKDIPVLMFFTGVHEDYHKPSDTFQKINFNGMSWAVNFISRVVETLGNSDSRPEFIKSEMKAPERKSDREKGYGEVWFGIIPNFEESPLGCKISGATPGSPAYKAGLQPNDIIVQIDETEIKNLYDFMYKIREKKAGDVVNVHILRGDNYQEKIEVKVTLVQKAQ; encoded by the coding sequence ATGAAAATTTATAGAAATTATATTTACATTGCAATTATAATTGTTCTTCTGCCTTTATTGACAACTGAATCATTCGCTCAAATAAATCCCGAGCAAAGCCGGATGCGTGAAGCAGTCAAATACCTTTCTGATGACGAACTCAAAGGGAGATTCCCCGGAACTGAAGGTATAGAAAAAGCCGCTGTTTATATCGAAAATCACTTCCGCTCAGCCGGACTTAAGAATTGGAATAATACTTTCAGGCAGGAATTTAGTGTAGCAACAGGTTTCAGCTATGGACAGGCAAGCTCTGTGGCTTTGCAAACTGTTGTTCAGCGTCCTGGAGTTCCGGTAGCAAGATTGCCGAAAGTTAAGCAGAATTGGGTTTTAAGCGAAGATTTCGTGCCACTTGGCTTCAGTGAAAATGGGCAGGTTCAGGGTGAAATTGCATTTGTTGGTTTTGGCATATCGGCTACTGAGCTTGATTACGATGATTATGCCGGAATTGATGTCAAGGACAAAATAGTAATTCTAATCTCTGAAACACCCGATAAAGAAAAGAAAGACGGTCCTTTTGCTAATTATTCTTCCTTAAGATATAAAGCAACAAATGCAAAAAATAAGGGCGCTATTGGCATAATCATGGTTAGAATTCAGGGCGACTCGATGAATGTATTCGAAAGACCTGAATACACAAATATGGGCAAAAATTCCGGCATAATTGCAATTCAGGCATGGAGGCAGTCCTTGTCAAAATTTTTCCCAAAAAATCAGGCGCTTATCGCATCTGAAAATAAAATTGTTGCCGACCGTAAACCGCAAAGTTTTATACTTCCCAATGTTACAGTTGAAATCAATGTTGAAATAATTGATCAGAAGTCACCTGCCTACAATTTGAATGGATTTATTACAGGAACTGACCCAAAGCTTAAAGATGAATACATTCTAATTGGCGCTCACTATGACCATCTGGGATACGGAGGTCCAACATCAATGCAGCAGGGCAGACGTCCTCAAATCCATAATGGAGCAGATGATAATGCTTCTGGTGTAGCAGCGATGATTGAACTGGCTTACTATTATGCTCAGAATCCTCCTAAACGCAGCATTATTTTCAGCTCGTTTTCCGGAGAGGAAATGGGGCTTTTAGGTTCATCTTACTTTGTAAATAATCCACCTGTTGACCTTAGCAAAATTATCACAATGATTAATATTGATATGGTCGGCAGGATGAATAAAAACGAGTTTACTGCATTTGGAACTGCATCCGGCAATATTTTTCCACAAATGATTGACTCACTTGATTTGATTGATACTCTTTCAATTACTAAAGCATCTGACGCATACGGACCAAGCGACCATGCTTCATTTGTTATCAAGGACATTCCTGTTCTGATGTTTTTCACTGGCGTCCATGAAGATTATCATAAACCAAGCGACACATTCCAAAAGATTAATTTCAACGGAATGTCATGGGCTGTTAACTTTATTTCCAGAGTAGTAGAAACTCTTGGTAACTCTGATTCCAGACCAGAATTTATCAAATCCGAAATGAAAGCGCCGGAGAGAAAATCCGACAGAGAAAAAGGATATGGCGAAGTATGGTTTGGTATTATACCCAACTTTGAAGAAAGTCCGCTCGGATGCAAAATATCAGGTGCTACTCCCGGCAGTCCGGCTTACAAAGCAGGCTTACAGCCGAACGACATAATTGTTCAAATTGATGAAACCGAAATTAAGAATTTATATGATTTCATGTACAAAATACGCGAAAAGAAAGCCGGTGATGTTGTGAATGTACATATTCTACGCGGCGATAACTATCAGGAAAAAATAGAAGTTAAAGTAACACTTGTGCAAAAAGCTCAATGA
- a CDS encoding type III pantothenate kinase, with translation MDTKNSILFADIGNSRIKLFKNGVKTPFHYKHTGFALSLSDYLSHESFDRVVYSSVNYNAENIFTTIVRNKKVYDFVNIKDLIKEQNIVDIRDIIGIGNDRLLGIVGATVFDEPPIITVDCGTAVTVNVLDYKYKVLGGAIFAGAYTQKNTLASISEKLGFPKFDFNPKGAGANTPSALSLGIIIGVAGAIRMIIENIIEFDHLENPSIFITGGYGGKIQKYVVKHFPGAVYDENLIFRGMAKIYDNVMSNS, from the coding sequence ATGGATACTAAAAACTCTATACTATTTGCAGATATAGGCAATTCAAGAATTAAACTTTTCAAGAACGGCGTCAAAACTCCGTTTCATTATAAGCATACCGGATTTGCTCTTAGTTTGTCCGATTATCTATCTCATGAGTCATTTGATAGGGTTGTTTACTCATCAGTAAATTACAATGCAGAGAATATTTTCACTACTATTGTTCGAAATAAGAAGGTTTACGATTTTGTCAACATCAAAGATTTAATAAAAGAGCAAAATATAGTTGATATTAGAGATATTATTGGAATTGGAAATGACAGGCTGTTGGGTATTGTCGGGGCTACCGTTTTCGACGAACCACCAATTATTACGGTTGATTGCGGAACCGCTGTAACAGTTAATGTACTTGATTACAAATACAAAGTCCTGGGTGGAGCAATTTTTGCCGGTGCTTATACTCAAAAAAATACACTTGCATCAATATCCGAAAAACTTGGATTTCCGAAATTCGATTTTAATCCAAAAGGTGCAGGTGCAAATACTCCTTCTGCTCTTAGTTTAGGAATTATTATTGGAGTTGCAGGAGCTATAAGAATGATTATTGAAAATATAATCGAATTTGACCATCTTGAAAATCCGTCAATTTTTATTACCGGCGGCTATGGCGGGAAAATTCAGAAGTATGTTGTAAAGCATTTCCCGGGTGCTGTATATGACGAAAATTTGATTTTCAGAGGTATGGCAAAAATTTATGATAATGTAATGTCTAATAGTTGA